Proteins found in one Halobaculum sp. MBLA0147 genomic segment:
- a CDS encoding DUF5821 family protein, with translation MSSELDATEPVDVVRNVLVEAPADATYYLLDPPWEYVAALAEVGAEFDPDELPTLRLLSERGTLVTLRERFVAASQAANLVEADTLAVRERAGSADGPLIVGEDEVHAPLLADGTGAILSADEGSFLPAAREAAETAWETAEDFSLRTPALDRLRSTMDADLGDRFRDDFEASLSHVVGQRDVETAEFEAVTAAVLVAAKNETLHYDLSRWGEEVGLASKATFSRRKGELEDLGVVTTEKVPVEMGRPRQRLMLTDEYADALDDGGVEGLVGRVAV, from the coding sequence ATGTCGAGTGAACTGGATGCGACCGAACCCGTCGACGTCGTACGGAACGTCCTGGTGGAGGCACCCGCCGACGCGACGTACTACCTGCTGGACCCCCCGTGGGAGTACGTCGCCGCGCTGGCGGAGGTCGGGGCCGAGTTCGACCCGGACGAGCTACCGACGCTGCGACTCCTGTCGGAGCGTGGCACACTCGTGACACTGCGCGAGCGGTTCGTGGCGGCGAGTCAGGCCGCGAACCTCGTGGAGGCGGACACGCTCGCGGTACGTGAACGCGCCGGGAGCGCCGACGGACCGCTGATCGTCGGCGAAGACGAAGTCCACGCACCGCTGTTGGCCGACGGCACCGGCGCGATCCTGTCGGCCGACGAGGGCTCGTTCCTGCCGGCGGCCCGCGAGGCCGCCGAGACCGCGTGGGAGACCGCCGAGGACTTCTCGCTGCGGACCCCCGCGCTCGACCGCCTGCGGTCGACGATGGACGCGGACCTGGGCGACCGGTTCCGCGACGACTTCGAGGCCAGCCTGAGCCACGTCGTGGGACAACGCGACGTGGAGACGGCGGAGTTCGAGGCCGTCACCGCCGCGGTGCTGGTCGCCGCGAAGAACGAGACGCTCCACTACGACCTCAGCCGGTGGGGCGAGGAGGTCGGGTTGGCGTCGAAGGCGACGTTCTCCCGCCGGAAGGGTGAACTCGAGGACCTCGGCGTCGTCACCACGGAGAAGGTGCCCGTCGAGATGGGTCGCCCGCGCCAGCGACTCATGCTCACCGACGAGTACGCCGACGCGCTCGACGACGGCGGTGTCGAGGGACTCGTCGGCCGCGTCGCCGTCTGA
- a CDS encoding ribbon-helix-helix protein, CopG family: protein MDETLLDMDEVTLELTDEELAEIDEIAFRDHRDNREAAIRELLDEWLKRREE, encoded by the coding sequence ATGGACGAGACTCTCCTCGACATGGACGAAGTTACGCTCGAACTCACCGACGAGGAGTTGGCCGAGATCGACGAGATCGCCTTCCGGGACCACCGCGACAACCGCGAGGCGGCGATCCGCGAGCTGTTGGACGAGTGGCTCAAGCGACGCGAGGAGTGA
- a CDS encoding 50S ribosomal protein L37e, translated as MTGAGTPSQGKKNTTTHVKCRRCGEKSYHVKKKVCSSCGFGDSAKRRDYEWQSKTGDN; from the coding sequence ATGACCGGTGCAGGTACGCCCTCGCAGGGGAAGAAGAACACCACGACGCACGTGAAGTGTCGTCGCTGCGGCGAGAAGTCCTACCACGTGAAGAAGAAGGTGTGTTCCTCGTGTGGGTTCGGCGACTCGGCGAAGCGGCGCGACTACGAGTGGCAGTCGAAGACTGGCGACAACTGA
- a CDS encoding LSM domain-containing protein — MSGRPLDVLEEALDAPVTVRLKDGNAHFGVLTGYDQHMNVVLEPTEIDGDADDEVEDTTIIRGDNVVSIDL, encoded by the coding sequence ATGAGCGGGCGACCACTCGACGTGTTGGAGGAGGCGCTGGACGCGCCGGTGACGGTACGACTGAAGGACGGGAACGCCCACTTCGGGGTGTTGACCGGGTACGATCAACACATGAACGTCGTCCTGGAGCCGACGGAGATCGACGGCGACGCCGACGACGAGGTCGAAGACACAACGATTATCCGTGGCGACAACGTCGTCTCGATCGACCTATGA
- a CDS encoding glycosyl transferase family 2 — translation MEYVQERITTLHDLRDATRSVSVDRAAVVVPMTEREYAGLAAERVLSELAALDPGRVIVPLRASAEKVPAFRAWLDDFDLRLETVWCDGPELNDLLERAGVGGPRGKGRDVWLALGAALATDAEHVVVHDADTETYDRGYVRRLLFPLTEADGFSFSKGYYARVENDGLYGRLFRLFYTPLVRTLRERHGDPFLAYLDAFRYALAGEFAATRDVIRGLRVQRQWGLEVGTLADAYDAVGAAGTAQVDLGSYSHDHRAVSGPTGLSEMSQSVGATLLRAVEEHGIDPEYATLPERYRETAEALVRSYATDAAFNDLPYDRAGELEQVGTYADAVAEPGSDTRLPAWADAPVDPEAVVEAATEDLATVE, via the coding sequence ATGGAGTACGTCCAAGAGCGGATCACGACGCTCCACGACCTCCGGGACGCGACGCGGTCCGTGTCCGTCGACCGCGCCGCGGTCGTGGTGCCGATGACGGAACGCGAGTACGCCGGACTCGCGGCCGAGCGCGTCCTCTCGGAGCTGGCGGCGCTGGACCCCGGACGGGTGATCGTCCCACTGCGTGCGAGTGCGGAGAAGGTCCCGGCGTTCCGCGCGTGGCTCGACGACTTCGACCTGCGGCTGGAGACCGTGTGGTGTGACGGCCCGGAGCTGAACGACCTGTTGGAGCGGGCCGGCGTCGGCGGCCCACGCGGGAAGGGACGCGACGTGTGGCTCGCGCTGGGCGCGGCGCTGGCGACAGACGCCGAACACGTCGTCGTCCACGACGCCGACACGGAGACGTACGACCGCGGGTACGTCCGACGACTGTTGTTCCCGTTGACCGAGGCGGACGGGTTCTCCTTCTCGAAGGGGTACTACGCCCGGGTCGAGAACGACGGGCTGTACGGTCGACTGTTCCGACTGTTCTACACGCCGCTGGTGCGGACGCTGCGGGAGCGTCACGGTGACCCGTTCCTCGCGTACCTCGACGCCTTCCGCTACGCGCTCGCGGGAGAGTTCGCGGCGACGCGAGACGTGATCCGTGGGCTGCGCGTCCAACGCCAGTGGGGCCTGGAGGTCGGAACGCTCGCGGACGCCTACGACGCGGTCGGCGCCGCCGGGACGGCACAGGTCGACCTGGGGAGCTACTCTCACGACCACCGCGCCGTCTCCGGGCCGACGGGGCTCTCGGAGATGAGCCAGTCCGTCGGCGCGACGCTGTTGCGCGCCGTCGAGGAACACGGGATCGACCCGGAGTACGCGACGCTCCCGGAACGGTACCGCGAGACGGCCGAGGCGTTGGTCCGGTCGTACGCGACGGACGCGGCGTTCAACGACCTCCCGTACGACCGTGCCGGCGAACTCGAACAGGTCGGGACGTACGCCGACGCCGTCGCCGAGCCCGGGTCGGACACGCGACTCCCGGCGTGGGCGGACGCCCCCGTCGACCCCGAGGCGGTCGTCGAGGCTGCCACCGAGGACCTGGCGACCGTCGAGTGA
- a CDS encoding VOC family protein has product MATDGGGATAETPPVAAERPDSPIQTTGTDHVTVWGSNEEDTLAFYRDLLGMPLVLRQPNLDDPSQTHLFFDTGDGRILTVFVGDRPSANGQRVSTGAVHHLCFSVAPESFRETMDALEEDGRGYNLFDRGIFLSLYTRDNNGLVIELTTDKYDIPDDRKGEVLATAQRLREEDGSDFAEDRHLAAALEEHGLDATPNDLPDAPSGTGGL; this is encoded by the coding sequence GTGGCTACGGACGGCGGGGGTGCGACGGCCGAGACGCCCCCGGTGGCGGCGGAGCGACCGGACAGTCCGATCCAGACCACCGGGACGGACCACGTCACGGTCTGGGGCTCCAACGAGGAGGACACACTCGCCTTCTACCGGGACCTGTTGGGGATGCCGCTCGTGCTCCGGCAGCCGAACCTCGACGACCCCTCGCAGACGCACCTGTTCTTCGACACCGGCGACGGACGCATCCTCACGGTATTCGTCGGTGACCGCCCGTCCGCGAACGGCCAGCGAGTCTCGACGGGTGCTGTCCACCACCTCTGTTTCTCCGTCGCACCCGAGAGCTTCCGGGAGACGATGGACGCCTTGGAGGAGGACGGTCGCGGATACAACCTGTTCGACCGCGGAATCTTCCTCTCGTTGTACACCCGCGACAACAACGGCCTCGTGATCGAACTCACGACGGACAAGTACGACATCCCGGACGACCGGAAGGGCGAGGTGCTCGCGACCGCCCAGCGGCTCCGCGAGGAGGACGGCTCCGACTTCGCCGAGGACCGACACCTCGCGGCCGCACTGGAGGAACACGGGCTCGACGCGACGCCGAACGACCTCCCGGACGCACCGAGCGGCACCGGGGGACTCTGA
- a CDS encoding mechanosensitive ion channel family protein — protein sequence MLYALVDDAQAFLEAVVSVEGRLVVTVLLLSAAGATALYLAPRTVRLARRLLTERVLEHDRVPAEVSEFSWRVPTRLVVRLVQLALVTTVTLAVLVVWGFGGVAAAVVVFLAGVLPKVARAAATLGVVAGALIGIDLLEAWLEEYASDSDALNEHQEGIVFRVLQLSVLLAAGVGALTIWEVNLDGLLVGAGFLGIVVGTAARTTLGSLIAGFVLMFSRPFELGDWVEIDGDEGIVSDITVVNTRVRNQHGEEIVIPNERVANATITNRTRLGQLRLSVDVGVDYDADVAYAEEVVSEALGDVRPILQNPTPQVVPKSLGDSAVVLECRFWIDHPSAARRTMAKAAVVREVKAALDEAGVKIPYPQREILGREETDGLRVRRAHREADERPVEGAADASPATDGGTGE from the coding sequence ATGCTCTACGCGCTCGTCGACGACGCGCAGGCCTTCTTGGAGGCCGTCGTCTCCGTCGAGGGACGACTCGTCGTCACGGTGCTGTTGTTGTCGGCCGCGGGTGCGACGGCGCTGTACCTCGCCCCGCGGACGGTCAGGCTCGCGCGGCGACTCCTCACGGAGCGGGTGCTCGAACACGACCGCGTTCCGGCGGAGGTCTCGGAGTTCAGTTGGCGCGTGCCGACGCGGCTCGTCGTCAGACTCGTCCAACTCGCGCTGGTGACGACGGTCACGCTCGCCGTGCTCGTCGTCTGGGGGTTCGGCGGCGTCGCGGCGGCGGTCGTCGTCTTCCTCGCGGGCGTGTTGCCGAAGGTGGCACGCGCCGCCGCGACGCTCGGTGTCGTCGCCGGGGCACTGATCGGAATCGACCTGTTGGAGGCGTGGCTCGAGGAGTACGCCTCGGACTCGGACGCCCTCAACGAACACCAGGAGGGGATCGTCTTCCGCGTGCTCCAGTTGTCCGTGCTGTTGGCGGCCGGCGTCGGGGCGCTCACGATCTGGGAGGTGAACCTCGACGGGCTGCTCGTCGGGGCTGGGTTCCTCGGCATCGTGGTCGGGACCGCCGCACGGACGACGCTCGGGTCGCTGATCGCCGGCTTCGTGTTGATGTTCTCCCGGCCGTTCGAGTTGGGCGACTGGGTGGAGATCGACGGGGACGAGGGGATCGTCTCCGACATCACCGTCGTCAACACCCGCGTCCGCAACCAACACGGCGAGGAGATCGTCATCCCGAACGAGCGGGTCGCGAACGCGACGATCACCAACCGCACGCGACTCGGGCAACTCCGCCTGTCCGTCGACGTGGGTGTCGACTACGACGCGGACGTGGCGTACGCCGAGGAGGTCGTGAGCGAGGCGCTGGGCGACGTGCGGCCGATCCTCCAGAACCCGACGCCACAGGTGGTCCCGAAGTCGCTGGGTGACTCGGCGGTCGTCCTGGAGTGTCGCTTCTGGATCGACCACCCGAGCGCCGCCCGGCGGACGATGGCGAAGGCCGCCGTCGTCCGCGAGGTGAAGGCCGCGCTCGACGAGGCCGGCGTGAAGATCCCCTACCCGCAGCGGGAGATCCTCGGCCGCGAGGAGACGGACGGACTGCGTGTCCGACGCGCGCACCGAGAGGCAGACGAGCGACCCGTGGAGGGGGCCGCCGACGCCTCGCCCGCAACCGACGGCGGTACCGGGGAGTGA
- a CDS encoding universal stress protein, whose protein sequence is MDHVLAAIDGSDNSMRALAFAADLAARYDAELHAVHVSDGETAATEEIFDRAREVLADSDVTAEVELRQTTEMSVRSARAAAKELLAYVADEQVDHVVMGHHGAGRVERAMLGSASETVVRGATVPVTVVP, encoded by the coding sequence ATGGACCACGTCCTCGCGGCTATCGACGGATCGGACAACAGTATGCGGGCACTGGCGTTCGCCGCCGACCTGGCGGCGCGGTACGACGCCGAACTCCACGCCGTCCACGTCTCCGACGGCGAGACCGCCGCGACCGAGGAGATCTTCGACCGCGCTCGCGAGGTGCTCGCCGACAGCGACGTGACCGCGGAGGTGGAACTGCGCCAGACGACTGAGATGTCCGTCCGCAGCGCCCGCGCGGCCGCCAAGGAGCTGCTCGCCTACGTCGCAGACGAGCAGGTCGACCACGTGGTGATGGGCCACCACGGCGCCGGGCGCGTCGAGCGGGCGATGCTGGGTAGCGCCAGCGAGACCGTCGTCCGTGGCGCCACGGTCCCGGTCACCGTCGTCCCCTGA
- a CDS encoding Sjogren's syndrome/scleroderma autoantigen 1 family protein codes for MSDSDDGDRADDSADDGFDREAERRKLEEKYGDDAQKRESTQRMSELLLKGATMTNKHCDTCGDPLFRQNGQVFCPSCSAEGDGAAAAAEQATGADETTANGERGQTADDGRVASGDERAPAADERSAGEDRQTATENQTTPNDVRREATPSSRETGAATTDAETGDAQPPATRRDDTRRPATRDERATQPATRRERTTEPTPRRDRTTEPATRRERTTEPATRREQTTDPATRREQTTDPATRRDRTRQPDTRDERPVADDASGAPGTAEPTPGDLAAARESLTAAVAEHARRGAAASDPRAARDHLAAAREAAEALSALRR; via the coding sequence ATGAGCGACAGCGACGACGGTGACCGAGCCGACGACAGTGCCGACGACGGCTTCGACCGCGAGGCGGAGCGCCGCAAACTCGAGGAGAAGTACGGCGACGACGCCCAGAAGCGGGAGTCGACACAGCGGATGAGCGAACTCCTGCTGAAGGGCGCGACGATGACGAACAAGCACTGTGACACCTGTGGCGACCCACTGTTCCGCCAGAACGGCCAGGTGTTCTGTCCGAGCTGTTCCGCCGAGGGTGACGGCGCCGCCGCTGCCGCCGAGCAGGCGACGGGTGCCGACGAGACGACCGCGAACGGGGAGCGTGGGCAGACTGCGGACGACGGACGGGTCGCCTCCGGCGACGAGCGGGCGCCGGCGGCCGACGAACGATCCGCGGGGGAGGACCGCCAGACGGCGACCGAGAACCAGACGACACCGAACGACGTGCGTCGAGAGGCGACGCCGTCGAGTCGAGAGACGGGCGCCGCGACCACCGACGCCGAGACTGGCGACGCACAGCCCCCCGCCACACGTCGGGACGACACCCGACGGCCCGCCACGCGGGACGAACGGGCCACCCAGCCCGCGACACGGCGGGAGCGAACCACCGAGCCGACACCGCGGCGCGACCGGACCACGGAACCCGCGACACGGCGCGAGCGAACCACGGAACCCGCGACGCGACGCGAACAGACCACCGACCCTGCGACGCGACGCGAACAGACCACCGACCCTGCGACGCGACGCGACCGGACACGACAGCCGGACACGCGCGACGAACGGCCGGTCGCAGACGACGCGTCGGGCGCGCCGGGCACGGCGGAGCCGACACCGGGTGACCTGGCGGCCGCACGCGAGTCGCTGACCGCGGCGGTCGCGGAACACGCCAGACGCGGGGCCGCCGCGTCGGACCCGCGCGCCGCTCGCGACCACCTCGCGGCGGCACGCGAGGCGGCGGAGGCGCTGTCTGCCCTCCGGCGGTGA
- a CDS encoding PAS domain S-box protein — protein MSDHTGQLVGNLFRVLSEEGYTEAQRALLDAYDARATADREALTDDLLSELVAVLREEIDTAGQVSVLTEAVERLVTRFATVVETVPVAIVVVDGDGRIRVWNDGARRLFGWSDTEMRGERYPQALAVSDERVADGGSDGDASPDEFLSRLAAGERLHGVETRHVHENGAVRDVRVWGAPVETDEGSLDGAVFAVSDVTERRQREQRLAVLNRVLRHNIRTDVNVARGRLAMLADDPAVDDEHVAVIEERLSNIVALSDTARTVEQLEGEPAESTTFDLAAVVRDRVGRHRDGCPAAEVSVDTPETVPVEAHDLLPYALDNVLDNALEHNDTAEPRVAVDVTRETADGREWVVVHVADDGPGLPATERRVLTADTETPLTHSDGLGLWLTRWIVRSSDGAVAVGDSDLGGTRVSIRLPPSG, from the coding sequence ATGTCGGATCACACCGGGCAACTCGTGGGGAACCTGTTCCGGGTGCTCTCCGAGGAGGGGTACACGGAGGCCCAACGCGCGCTGTTGGACGCCTACGACGCGCGGGCGACGGCCGACCGCGAGGCGTTGACCGACGACCTCCTCTCGGAGTTGGTCGCCGTGTTGCGCGAGGAGATCGACACGGCCGGACAGGTGTCGGTGTTGACGGAGGCGGTCGAACGACTGGTCACGCGGTTCGCGACGGTTGTGGAGACGGTCCCGGTCGCCATCGTCGTCGTCGACGGCGACGGTCGGATTCGCGTGTGGAACGACGGCGCACGGCGCCTGTTCGGGTGGTCGGACACGGAGATGCGCGGGGAGCGCTACCCGCAGGCGCTGGCCGTGTCGGACGAGCGGGTCGCGGACGGCGGGTCGGACGGCGACGCGAGCCCCGACGAGTTCCTCTCGCGGCTGGCGGCCGGCGAGCGCCTCCACGGCGTCGAGACCCGACACGTCCACGAGAACGGCGCCGTCCGCGACGTGCGCGTCTGGGGAGCGCCCGTCGAGACGGACGAGGGGTCGCTGGACGGGGCGGTGTTCGCCGTCAGCGACGTGACCGAGCGCCGGCAGCGCGAACAGCGACTCGCCGTGCTCAACCGCGTCCTCCGACACAACATCCGGACGGACGTGAACGTCGCTCGGGGGCGGTTGGCGATGCTGGCGGACGACCCGGCCGTCGACGACGAGCACGTGGCGGTGATCGAAGAACGGCTGTCGAACATCGTCGCCTTGAGCGACACCGCCCGTACCGTCGAACAGTTGGAGGGGGAGCCGGCGGAGTCGACGACGTTCGACCTCGCCGCGGTGGTGCGCGACCGCGTCGGGCGACACCGGGACGGCTGTCCGGCCGCCGAAGTGTCCGTCGACACGCCGGAGACGGTTCCCGTCGAGGCACACGACCTGTTGCCGTACGCGCTGGACAACGTCCTCGACAACGCGCTGGAACACAACGACACCGCGGAACCGCGAGTCGCCGTCGACGTGACGCGGGAGACCGCCGACGGGCGCGAGTGGGTGGTGGTCCACGTCGCCGACGACGGTCCGGGGTTGCCGGCGACGGAACGGCGCGTGCTCACAGCCGACACCGAGACGCCGCTGACACACAGCGACGGCCTCGGGTTGTGGCTCACCCGGTGGATCGTCCGGAGTTCCGACGGCGCGGTCGCCGTCGGCGACAGCGACCTCGGGGGGACACGGGTGTCGATCCGGCTCCCACCGAGCGGGTGA
- a CDS encoding ATP-dependent DNA helicase, translated as MDRVGNALARGQDVLFEGAPGTGKTLSALVPALQHAREEDRTVVITTNVHQQMRQFVEDARAINAVEPINAVVFRGKSSMCHIDVDYQECQTLRDTTRSLVEDREEREQLEDRAEELQDRLREGDDEAAEAYEAITEELDQLEDTIDEEAANVCDYYRQNLTANTDEFFAWLFDDVRTPDEIYQYAGERGFCGYELLKEGMEDVELVVCNYHHLLDPTIREQFFRWLDRDPEQVITVFDEAHNVEDAARDHATRTLTENTLQSALDELEETDDSRAEPARNVLAAFTEALRETYDDALGFGERERVEEDWHDLSVANESRRDDLTLAFLDRYEGRGIRAECDLALQLGKRLDEQYEEAYRDGEAATRRECHLLQAAGFVASWMDDSGELGQHPVVAVRRDAGTGDVYGRAELYTCIPRQVTEELFSEVYASVLMSATLRPFDVTEDVLGLDTPATLAYELAYPPEHRRTYAVQTPALFASERDDPATQETVASTLADAVRMTPGNSLLFFPSYAEAERYHELLSGGPVGSRLMLDEPGTRTEDLRSRFVSHEDATLFTSLWGTLAEGVSFDGDAARTVAVVGVPYPHLSERMEAVQDAYDRAFAERSRDAGWEYAVEIPTIRKTRQALGRVIRSPEDYGVRLLLDKRYTTADMGEYSVRDTFPPEEASEIVDVAPEKLRFGMLNFYGDHDAYDGSPPDP; from the coding sequence ATGGACCGGGTCGGCAACGCCCTCGCCCGCGGACAGGACGTGCTGTTCGAGGGGGCACCCGGCACCGGGAAGACGCTCTCGGCGCTGGTGCCCGCGCTCCAGCACGCCCGCGAGGAGGACCGCACGGTCGTCATCACGACGAACGTCCACCAGCAGATGCGGCAGTTCGTGGAGGACGCCCGCGCGATCAACGCCGTCGAGCCGATCAACGCCGTCGTGTTCCGCGGGAAGTCCTCGATGTGTCACATCGACGTGGACTACCAGGAGTGTCAGACGCTCCGCGACACCACCCGCTCGCTCGTCGAGGACCGCGAGGAACGCGAACAGCTCGAGGACCGCGCCGAGGAGCTCCAAGACCGCCTGCGCGAGGGGGACGACGAGGCCGCGGAGGCGTACGAGGCGATCACGGAGGAACTCGACCAACTGGAGGACACCATCGACGAGGAGGCGGCGAACGTCTGTGACTACTACCGGCAGAACCTCACGGCGAACACCGACGAGTTCTTCGCGTGGCTGTTCGACGACGTGCGCACCCCCGACGAGATCTACCAGTACGCCGGCGAACGGGGCTTCTGCGGCTACGAACTGCTCAAGGAGGGGATGGAGGACGTGGAGCTGGTGGTGTGTAACTACCACCACCTGCTGGACCCGACGATCCGCGAGCAGTTCTTCCGGTGGCTCGACCGCGACCCGGAACAGGTGATCACCGTCTTCGACGAGGCGCACAACGTCGAGGACGCCGCCCGCGACCACGCGACGCGGACGCTGACGGAGAACACTCTCCAGTCGGCACTGGACGAACTCGAAGAGACGGACGACTCGCGTGCCGAGCCCGCCCGCAACGTGTTGGCGGCGTTCACCGAGGCGCTGCGAGAGACGTACGACGACGCCCTGGGGTTCGGGGAACGCGAGCGCGTCGAGGAGGACTGGCACGACCTCTCGGTCGCCAACGAGAGTCGTCGCGACGATCTCACGCTGGCGTTCCTCGACCGCTACGAGGGCCGGGGGATCAGAGCCGAGTGTGACCTCGCGCTGCAACTCGGGAAGCGACTCGACGAACAGTACGAGGAGGCGTACCGCGACGGGGAGGCGGCGACGCGGCGCGAGTGTCACCTGCTCCAGGCGGCGGGGTTCGTCGCCTCGTGGATGGACGACAGCGGCGAACTCGGCCAACACCCGGTGGTGGCGGTGCGGCGCGACGCCGGCACCGGCGACGTGTACGGTCGCGCGGAGCTGTACACCTGTATCCCGCGACAGGTCACGGAGGAGCTGTTCTCCGAGGTGTACGCCTCCGTGTTGATGTCCGCGACGCTGCGGCCGTTCGACGTGACCGAGGACGTACTCGGCCTCGACACCCCGGCGACCCTGGCGTACGAACTCGCGTACCCGCCGGAACACCGCCGGACGTACGCCGTCCAGACGCCGGCACTGTTCGCCTCCGAGCGGGACGACCCCGCCACACAGGAGACGGTCGCGTCGACGCTGGCCGACGCCGTGCGGATGACGCCCGGCAACTCGCTGTTGTTCTTCCCGTCGTACGCGGAGGCCGAGCGGTACCACGAACTGCTGTCGGGGGGGCCGGTCGGGAGTCGCCTCATGCTCGACGAGCCGGGGACGCGGACGGAGGACCTGCGCAGTCGGTTCGTCTCTCACGAGGACGCGACGCTGTTCACCTCGCTGTGGGGGACACTCGCCGAGGGCGTGAGCTTCGACGGGGACGCGGCCCGGACCGTCGCGGTCGTCGGGGTGCCGTACCCACACCTCTCCGAGCGGATGGAGGCGGTCCAAGACGCCTACGACCGGGCGTTCGCGGAGCGGTCGCGCGACGCCGGCTGGGAGTACGCCGTCGAGATCCCGACGATCCGCAAGACGCGGCAGGCGCTGGGGCGCGTCATCCGCTCGCCAGAGGACTACGGGGTACGACTGCTGCTCGACAAGCGGTACACGACCGCGGACATGGGAGAGTACTCCGTCCGCGACACGTTCCCGCCGGAGGAGGCGTCCGAGATCGTGGACGTGGCCCCGGAGAAACTGCGGTTCGGGATGTTGAACTTCTACGGCGACCACGACGCCTACGACGGCTCGCCGCCCGACCCGTGA
- a CDS encoding SDR family NAD(P)-dependent oxidoreductase, which produces MSTLLADRTAVVTGAASGIGRAVARRFAEEGADVVVADVRTEPRLDGRPTHELIAAETDRRATHVDCDVTDLDDVRRAVEAADEFGGVDTLVNNAGVAGPMGPFHEADPEAYRAVRSVVLDGTFYASKVAASKMAADDTSGAIVNVTSAAGMEGYGGVTPYSAAKGGVRLLTYGMAADLGPDVRVNAVHPGLTETAMSIEDSGMIGSPVEEEFVADTPLDRVGRPEDVADAVVFLASDMARYVTGASLLVDGGFTNTV; this is translated from the coding sequence GTGTCGACGTTACTCGCGGATCGGACGGCAGTGGTGACGGGGGCGGCGAGTGGAATCGGTCGTGCCGTGGCGCGGCGGTTCGCCGAGGAGGGAGCCGACGTGGTCGTCGCGGACGTGCGGACGGAGCCGCGGCTCGACGGCCGACCCACACACGAACTGATCGCGGCGGAGACGGATCGGCGTGCGACACACGTCGACTGTGACGTGACCGACCTCGACGACGTGCGACGCGCCGTGGAGGCGGCCGACGAGTTCGGCGGCGTCGACACGCTGGTGAACAACGCCGGTGTGGCGGGGCCGATGGGGCCGTTCCACGAGGCGGATCCCGAGGCGTACCGCGCAGTCCGCAGCGTCGTGCTCGACGGGACGTTCTACGCCTCGAAGGTGGCGGCGAGCAAGATGGCGGCCGACGACACTTCGGGTGCGATCGTCAACGTCACCAGTGCGGCCGGGATGGAGGGGTACGGCGGCGTGACCCCCTACTCGGCCGCGAAGGGTGGCGTCAGGCTGCTCACCTACGGGATGGCGGCGGATCTGGGACCGGACGTGCGTGTCAACGCCGTCCACCCGGGGCTGACGGAGACTGCGATGTCCATCGAGGACTCGGGGATGATCGGGTCACCGGTCGAAGAGGAGTTCGTCGCCGACACGCCGCTCGACCGGGTGGGCCGTCCGGAGGACGTGGCCGACGCGGTCGTCTTCCTCGCCAGCGACATGGCCCGGTACGTCACCGGCGCCTCGCTGTTGGTCGACGGCGGGTTCACGAACACCGTCTGA
- a CDS encoding cold-shock protein, which yields MATGKVDFFNDTGGYGFISTEDSDEDVFFHMEDVGGPDLEEGQEVEFEIEQAEKGPRAKDLTRL from the coding sequence ATGGCGACCGGAAAGGTTGACTTCTTCAACGACACTGGCGGCTACGGATTCATTTCGACTGAGGACTCGGACGAGGACGTGTTCTTCCACATGGAGGACGTCGGCGGTCCGGACCTCGAGGAAGGCCAGGAAGTCGAGTTCGAGATCGAGCAGGCGGAGAAGGGTCCGCGCGCGAAGGACCTCACCCGTCTGTAA
- a CDS encoding DUF371 domain-containing protein, producing MREVVTATGHEHVSAAHESTFEVTTDDWLTPAGDCILAVEADRAPASFDDAFVAACRDASATITATVRVDGETWTATGRGDPELTFESERSLVCRTSEYVDDRTVVVDADGAAADLDRDLATALADGASLEFVLAVEE from the coding sequence GTGCGAGAAGTCGTGACGGCCACGGGACACGAACACGTCTCGGCGGCCCACGAGAGTACCTTCGAGGTGACGACGGACGACTGGCTCACGCCCGCAGGTGACTGTATCCTCGCGGTCGAGGCCGACCGCGCGCCGGCGTCGTTCGACGACGCGTTCGTCGCGGCGTGTCGCGACGCGTCGGCGACGATCACCGCGACGGTTCGCGTCGACGGCGAGACGTGGACGGCGACCGGTCGTGGCGACCCCGAGTTGACCTTCGAGAGCGAGCGGAGTCTGGTGTGTCGGACGAGCGAGTACGTCGACGACCGGACGGTGGTGGTCGACGCCGACGGTGCCGCGGCCGACCTCGACCGCGACCTCGCGACGGCGCTGGCCGACGGCGCGTCGCTGGAGTTCGTGTTGGCCGTCGAGGAGTGA